In Hyphomicrobium denitrificans 1NES1, one DNA window encodes the following:
- the trmFO gene encoding methylenetetrahydrofolate--tRNA-(uracil(54)-C(5))-methyltransferase (FADH(2)-oxidizing) TrmFO, whose product MTTSPAVHVVGAGLAGSEAAHQIARAGVPVVLHEMRPVRGTEAHKTDGFAELVCSNSFRSDDWENNAVGLLHEEMRRAGSLIMAAGDEHKLPAGGALAVDRDAFSAEVTARLSENPLVTVVRGEIDGLPPADWTNVIIATGPLTSPALSTALARLTGEESLAFFDAIAPVIHRDSIDTTIAWFQSRYDKAGPGGTGADYLNCPMTKPEYEAFVDALLAGEKTSFKEWEASTPYFDGCLPVEVMAERGRDTLRYGPMKPVGLDDPRTGRWPYAVVQLRQDNALGTLWNMVGFQTKLKHAEQVRVFRTIPGLQNAEFARLGGLHRNTYLNSPKLLDRSLRLKAEPRLRFAGQITGVEGYVESAAMGLLAGRFAAADALGYQTDAPPATTALGALLNHITGGHLVSEEEERSSARSFQPMNVNYGLLPDLAQAPTHDRNGARLKGPERGREKKRAMSRRAIADLTRWLDSATSNAIRQSA is encoded by the coding sequence ATGACCACTTCTCCTGCCGTTCACGTCGTTGGAGCCGGCCTTGCCGGGTCGGAAGCCGCGCACCAGATCGCGCGCGCGGGTGTTCCGGTCGTGCTGCACGAGATGCGGCCGGTGCGTGGCACGGAAGCGCACAAGACGGACGGTTTCGCGGAGCTCGTCTGCTCGAACTCTTTCCGTTCCGACGATTGGGAGAATAACGCCGTCGGCCTGTTGCATGAGGAGATGCGCCGCGCCGGCTCGCTGATCATGGCCGCAGGCGACGAACACAAGCTGCCTGCAGGCGGCGCGCTCGCAGTCGATCGCGATGCCTTTTCGGCGGAAGTGACCGCGCGCCTTTCCGAAAACCCTCTCGTGACGGTCGTCCGGGGCGAAATCGACGGCCTGCCGCCCGCCGATTGGACAAACGTCATCATTGCAACAGGCCCGTTGACCTCACCCGCGCTCAGCACCGCGCTCGCACGACTGACGGGCGAAGAATCCCTCGCCTTCTTCGATGCGATTGCGCCAGTCATCCATCGCGACAGCATCGACACGACGATCGCGTGGTTTCAGTCGCGCTACGATAAGGCAGGCCCCGGCGGCACGGGCGCCGACTATCTCAATTGCCCGATGACGAAGCCGGAGTACGAGGCCTTCGTCGACGCGCTGCTTGCTGGCGAGAAAACATCCTTCAAGGAGTGGGAAGCCTCGACACCCTACTTCGACGGCTGCCTGCCGGTCGAAGTGATGGCGGAGCGCGGTCGCGATACGCTGCGCTATGGGCCGATGAAGCCTGTCGGTCTCGATGACCCAAGAACCGGACGCTGGCCCTATGCGGTCGTGCAACTCCGCCAGGACAACGCGCTCGGAACGCTTTGGAACATGGTCGGCTTTCAGACGAAGCTGAAGCATGCCGAACAGGTGCGCGTCTTCCGCACGATCCCGGGATTGCAGAACGCCGAATTCGCGCGTCTCGGCGGCTTGCATCGCAACACGTACCTCAATTCGCCGAAGCTGCTCGACCGTTCGCTGCGTTTGAAGGCCGAACCACGCTTGCGTTTCGCGGGTCAGATTACCGGCGTGGAAGGCTACGTCGAAAGCGCGGCGATGGGCTTGCTCGCCGGTCGTTTCGCTGCGGCCGACGCACTTGGATACCAGACCGATGCACCGCCCGCGACGACGGCGCTCGGTGCGCTTCTCAATCATATTACCGGCGGACATCTCGTGAGCGAGGAGGAAGAGCGCTCTTCGGCGCGGTCGTTCCAGCCGATGAACGTCAACTACGGTCTCCTGCCAGATCTCGCCCAAGCGCCGACGCATGACAGGAACGGCGCACGCCTCAAGGGCCCCGAACGCGGACGCGAGAAAAAACGCGCAATGTCACGCCGCGCGATTGCCGATCTCACACGCTGGCTCGACAGCGCAACTTCGAACGCTATCCGCCAATCCGCCTAG
- a CDS encoding Nramp family divalent metal transporter, producing MDAKTAAETDPAGARAKVSEVDASWRSELSVRSLSDVHGTVSVTRHASPWRRFAAFLGPGYMVAVGYMDPGNWATSIASGSKFGYTLLFVALLSNIMAVILQALCARLAIGSGRDLAQACRDGYPRWTSFPLWLFAETAIIATDVAEVIGTAIGLNLLFGLPLEIGVLVTALDVFIVLLLQRLGFRYLEAFIVTMLGVITLCFAVQIALADPEWGAVIRGFAPTTDIVRNPDMLYLALGILGATVMPHNLYLHSAIVQTRAFGETKEEKREALKFATLDSTIALSLALIINASILILAAATFYKTGQTEVAELGQAQSLLHPLLGSAIAPTLFGIALLCCGLNSTVTATLAGQAVMEGFLQIRLPPWVRRLVTRMVALLPAAGVTLIYGEAETAKLLILSQVILSLQLPFAVVPLVQFTASRTKMGALVSPRWLTAIAALIAILIIALNAKLVWDFLVG from the coding sequence ATGGACGCGAAAACTGCAGCCGAAACGGACCCCGCCGGCGCGCGAGCCAAAGTGTCGGAGGTCGACGCAAGCTGGCGCAGTGAGCTTAGCGTCCGCTCGCTATCGGACGTACATGGAACTGTTTCCGTCACGCGACATGCCTCTCCGTGGCGCCGCTTTGCTGCGTTTCTCGGTCCTGGATACATGGTCGCCGTCGGCTACATGGACCCGGGAAACTGGGCGACGTCGATCGCCAGTGGCTCGAAATTCGGATACACGCTCCTGTTCGTCGCGCTCCTATCAAACATCATGGCGGTGATCCTGCAGGCCCTTTGCGCACGCCTCGCGATCGGCTCGGGCCGCGATCTCGCGCAAGCGTGTCGCGACGGCTATCCGCGCTGGACGTCGTTCCCGCTCTGGCTTTTTGCCGAAACGGCAATCATCGCGACCGATGTCGCCGAGGTCATCGGCACCGCCATCGGCCTCAACCTGCTGTTCGGATTGCCACTCGAAATCGGCGTGCTGGTCACCGCGCTCGACGTGTTTATCGTGCTGCTGCTACAGCGCCTCGGGTTCCGCTATCTCGAAGCCTTCATCGTGACGATGCTCGGCGTCATCACGCTCTGCTTCGCCGTTCAGATCGCACTCGCGGATCCGGAATGGGGCGCCGTCATTCGCGGCTTTGCGCCGACGACCGACATCGTCAGAAACCCCGACATGCTTTACCTGGCGCTCGGCATTCTTGGCGCGACGGTCATGCCGCACAATCTCTATCTGCACTCCGCGATCGTGCAGACACGCGCCTTTGGCGAAACGAAGGAGGAAAAACGCGAGGCCCTCAAGTTCGCCACTCTCGACTCGACGATTGCACTCTCCCTGGCGCTCATCATCAACGCTTCGATCCTGATCCTCGCCGCGGCGACCTTCTACAAGACCGGCCAGACGGAGGTTGCCGAGCTCGGTCAGGCCCAATCGCTTCTGCACCCGTTGCTCGGCTCAGCTATTGCACCGACTCTCTTCGGCATCGCGCTGCTCTGCTGCGGCTTGAACTCGACGGTAACGGCAACGCTCGCAGGCCAAGCCGTCATGGAAGGCTTCCTGCAAATCCGGCTGCCGCCCTGGGTGCGTCGTCTCGTGACGCGCATGGTGGCACTGCTTCCGGCAGCCGGAGTCACGCTGATCTATGGCGAAGCCGAGACCGCAAAGCTTCTGATCCTCTCGCAGGTCATCTTGAGCCTGCAGTTGCCGTTCGCCGTCGTGCCGCTCGTCCAGTTCACGGCAAGCCGCACGAAAATGGGAGCGCTCGTTTCGCCGCGCTGGCTGACCGCGATTGCCGCTCTGATCGCAATCCTGATCATCGCGCTCAACGCCAAGCTGGTCTGGGACTTTCTCGTGGGCTAG
- a CDS encoding DUF2157 domain-containing protein, which produces MWAPYKKRLARDLDRWEANGWVTNDGRTAILSDVESSGRNFSLASALAILASVLFGFAAISFVAAHWEEMPRLGRLVLLLASIWAGYGVAGWLAARGHGALADAAILFAVAMFGASIMLISQMYNIDGNPPDAVLMWWIGALFAGVLLRSNPALALAMVLVCVWSSMEVLQSNAVHWPFLGGWAAVTGAFVWQRWFPGLHLSALALTGFLISLGYLLGRGHEHTAVAIIGMLVAAAVIGAEKVLPDYDHLTAPILAYAVVVTFAGLYALQFFENTSLGTLIALAALTLVLLLGAISYGLATANRGVLWLGYIGFSLEVLSVYWKTVGSILNTSLFFLVAALIVAALAYMALRIAQRGRSSTEAAV; this is translated from the coding sequence ATGTGGGCTCCTTATAAGAAGCGCCTGGCACGCGATCTCGACCGCTGGGAAGCCAACGGATGGGTGACCAATGACGGTCGCACTGCAATTCTCTCTGACGTAGAGAGCAGCGGCCGGAATTTCAGTCTGGCATCAGCGCTTGCCATTCTTGCCAGCGTGCTGTTCGGATTCGCGGCGATTTCCTTCGTGGCGGCGCATTGGGAAGAGATGCCGCGTCTCGGACGCCTAGTCCTGCTGCTGGCGTCGATCTGGGCGGGCTATGGCGTGGCGGGATGGCTCGCAGCGCGCGGACACGGCGCGCTTGCGGACGCGGCCATTCTTTTTGCGGTGGCGATGTTCGGCGCCAGCATCATGCTCATCAGCCAGATGTACAATATCGACGGCAATCCGCCGGATGCGGTGTTGATGTGGTGGATCGGGGCGCTCTTTGCCGGTGTTCTTTTGCGGTCCAATCCGGCCTTGGCGCTGGCCATGGTGCTCGTCTGCGTGTGGTCGAGCATGGAGGTGTTACAGAGCAATGCGGTCCATTGGCCGTTCCTGGGTGGCTGGGCGGCGGTCACGGGGGCCTTCGTTTGGCAACGCTGGTTCCCGGGCCTGCATCTTTCGGCGCTGGCGCTGACGGGCTTTCTTATCTCGCTCGGCTATCTGCTCGGGCGCGGGCATGAGCACACGGCTGTTGCAATCATCGGCATGCTGGTCGCGGCGGCGGTGATCGGAGCGGAAAAAGTTCTGCCGGACTATGATCATCTGACGGCGCCCATCCTCGCCTATGCCGTCGTCGTAACGTTCGCAGGGCTTTATGCGCTGCAGTTTTTTGAAAATACATCGCTTGGGACGCTCATTGCGCTGGCGGCGCTGACGTTGGTGCTGCTGCTCGGCGCAATCAGCTACGGCCTGGCGACGGCAAATCGCGGCGTTCTCTGGCTCGGGTACATCGGGTTCTCGCTGGAGGTCTTATCAGTCTACTGGAAGACGGTCGGCTCCATTCTCAATACCTCACTCTTCTTCCTCGTCGCGGCGCTGATCGTTGCGGCGCTCGCTTACATGGCGCTCAGAATTGCGCAGCGCGGGCGCAGCAGCACGGAGGCTGCGGTATGA
- a CDS encoding GDYXXLXY domain-containing protein has protein sequence MSGTHRYFWPLLVVVALVQSAALFKIVYDKDRLLKTGREITMPVKPLDPRDIFRGDYVTLGYDISTLNTSHVPIGNFDNFPVGSAAYITLSPNPAGGWAVAAVAPEHPTTVAPTDVVLKGRVDRIWRAQTASDSVINMRYGIETYFVAEGTGRALESKVREHKIDAIVAVGADGTAVLKGLVIDGERHVDPPLL, from the coding sequence ATGAGCGGCACACATCGCTATTTCTGGCCGTTGCTGGTCGTTGTCGCGCTAGTGCAATCGGCGGCGCTGTTCAAGATCGTCTATGACAAGGACCGGCTTCTCAAAACGGGCCGCGAGATCACGATGCCGGTCAAGCCGCTCGATCCGCGCGATATCTTCCGTGGTGACTACGTCACGCTCGGTTACGATATCTCGACCTTGAACACGTCGCACGTGCCGATCGGGAACTTCGACAATTTTCCCGTGGGCTCGGCGGCGTACATAACGCTTAGCCCAAACCCGGCCGGGGGCTGGGCGGTCGCCGCGGTTGCGCCCGAACACCCCACGACGGTGGCGCCGACCGACGTCGTTCTCAAAGGGCGTGTCGATCGCATCTGGCGGGCCCAGACGGCGTCCGATAGCGTCATCAACATGCGCTACGGCATCGAGACCTACTTCGTGGCCGAAGGGACGGGAAGGGCGCTCGAAAGCAAGGTTCGGGAGCACAAGATCGACGCCATCGTGGCCGTTGGGGCTGACGGAACTGCCGTGCTGAAGGGGCTCGTCATCGACGGCGAGCGGCACGTCGACCCGCCCCTGCTTTAA
- a CDS encoding RidA family protein encodes MTVKRYESSAVYSKATEANGFVFTAGVIPTDLSRDVEGQTAEVLTEIDRLLALAGTDKSKVVQATVWLNDIRNRDGMNKAWSAWLGGKDAPARACVEAKVIDPRMLVEISVVAVK; translated from the coding sequence ATGACCGTCAAACGCTATGAATCTTCAGCAGTTTACTCCAAAGCGACCGAGGCGAACGGCTTCGTCTTTACCGCCGGCGTCATCCCGACCGACCTGTCGCGCGATGTCGAAGGCCAGACGGCCGAGGTTCTCACTGAGATCGATCGGCTTCTGGCGCTCGCCGGCACCGACAAGTCGAAAGTCGTACAGGCGACGGTCTGGCTCAACGACATCCGCAACCGCGACGGCATGAACAAAGCCTGGAGCGCCTGGCTCGGCGGCAAGGATGCTCCGGCACGAGCCTGCGTCGAAGCCAAGGTCATCGACCCCCGCATGCTGGTCGAAATCTCGGTCGTTGCCGTCAAATAG
- a CDS encoding DUF937 domain-containing protein, whose amino-acid sequence MTIAASLESPEGQRLIDKVAQTFNVDDDKAGQAVHALTDELQARIQRSMLNRAGVADVAALVTNSTAGVALSDPSALASPDGIESGNHILDVLIGNKHVSRKIAARTAYRSGVDAGTVEKMLPAVASLLIAELQRQAQPALAKVVSSVPGLISAGGSPLPLPGDMLPPVGSSNWAPGNERPAPRTSPGDPIDPGQPLPIPGDNIPGLGRKSGRPYAQPDEDDPYQRLPDIIRRGGQQVPGDSGGSLDDIIRSIFGKVLGSNRGVIGTMIQLFLIRWLASLARRILSRAFAGR is encoded by the coding sequence ATGACAATTGCCGCAAGCTTGGAAAGTCCCGAGGGCCAACGTCTGATAGATAAGGTTGCTCAGACTTTTAACGTAGATGATGACAAGGCGGGTCAAGCCGTGCATGCGCTGACCGATGAACTTCAGGCGCGCATTCAACGCAGCATGCTCAACAGGGCTGGGGTTGCCGATGTTGCAGCGCTCGTCACAAACTCAACCGCCGGTGTCGCCCTGTCCGATCCGAGTGCACTCGCCTCACCGGATGGAATCGAAAGCGGAAACCACATCCTTGATGTCCTGATCGGCAACAAGCACGTGAGCCGCAAAATTGCGGCGCGAACCGCATACCGGTCCGGCGTGGATGCTGGCACGGTCGAAAAGATGCTTCCGGCCGTTGCAAGCTTGCTGATTGCAGAGTTGCAGCGGCAAGCACAGCCTGCGCTTGCAAAAGTCGTCAGCAGCGTGCCTGGTCTGATCAGCGCCGGTGGCAGTCCGCTCCCGTTACCCGGAGACATGCTGCCGCCCGTGGGTTCCTCTAATTGGGCACCAGGCAACGAACGACCGGCGCCAAGGACTTCTCCCGGAGATCCGATCGACCCAGGACAACCGCTGCCTATTCCAGGTGACAATATCCCGGGCCTCGGCCGGAAATCGGGACGACCTTATGCGCAGCCCGACGAGGACGATCCCTATCAGCGGCTGCCCGATATTATCCGACGTGGCGGTCAGCAGGTGCCGGGGGATAGCGGCGGTTCGCTCGATGACATTATCCGCTCGATATTCGGCAAAGTCCTCGGATCGAACCGCGGGGTCATCGGTACGATGATCCAGCTCTTTCTGATCCGTTGGCTAGCGTCGCTTGCGCGCCGCATTCTATCGCGCGCCTTCGCCGGACGATAA
- a CDS encoding VrrB protein, translating to MRKLIMSLSVLCGLLFVGALPVPAHAAAGLTPAQIGKAPGVVTEARWHRGWGHRGWHRGWHHRGWGYRRWGWRHHHRRWWRYGWGWPYYGYGYYYPRYYYGGYYPYRYGWRHRHWRHYGWRHHRWGHRGWRHHGGWGRHRR from the coding sequence ATGCGCAAACTCATAATGTCGTTGTCCGTTCTCTGCGGACTTCTATTCGTGGGAGCCTTGCCTGTTCCCGCGCACGCGGCAGCCGGTCTGACACCGGCGCAAATCGGCAAAGCCCCGGGCGTCGTGACAGAAGCTCGTTGGCATCGCGGGTGGGGTCATCGCGGATGGCACCGAGGCTGGCACCACCGTGGGTGGGGTTATCGCCGGTGGGGCTGGCGCCATCATCATCGCCGATGGTGGCGTTATGGCTGGGGCTGGCCGTATTATGGATACGGGTATTATTACCCGCGCTATTACTACGGCGGGTATTATCCCTATCGCTACGGCTGGCGGCATCGCCACTGGCGTCACTATGGCTGGCGGCACCATCGGTGGGGCCACCGGGGCTGGCGGCATCACGGCGGCTGGGGCCGCCACCGCCGCTAG
- a CDS encoding sodium-translocating pyrophosphatase: MINILWGIIACGALAILYAFITSNAVLSADQGNARMQEIAAAVREGAQAYLSRQYRTIAIVGLVIFILAWLLLGPLQAFGFLIGAVLSGLAGFIGMNVSVRANLRTAQAATVSLSKGLDIAFKSGAITGMLVAGLALLGVAGYYTFLTAGLGKEPGGREVVDALVSLGFGASLISIFARLGGGIFTKGADVGGDLVGKVEAGIPEDDPRNPATIADNVGDNVGDCAGMAADLFETYAVTVVATMVLAAIFFAGQPNLSVLMLYPLAICGACIVTSIVGTYFVKLGTNGSIMGALYRGVIASGILSIAGLWAATQYVLGGFGDVGTAAGQTITGWNLFLCGLVGLALTGLIVWITEYYTGIGYRPVKSISQASVTGHGTNVIQGLAVSLEACALPTLAIVAGIITTYQLGGLFGTAIATTTMLGLAGMIVALDAFGPVTDNAGGIAEMAGLPKEVRRSTDALDAVGNTTKAVTKGYAIGSAGLGALVLFAAYNYDLHHFIEEANKAGATGYQFFKDVQVNFGLENPYVVAGLLLGGLIPFLFGGLAMTAVGRAGGAIVLEVRRQFKAKPGIMKGTEKPDYAAAVDLLTRAAIKEMIVPSLLPVLSPIILFVVVNAIAGKGAAFSAVGAMLLGVIVTGIFVAISMTSGGGAWDNAKKSFEDGFVDKDGAKHVKGSEAHKASVTGDTVGDPYKDTAGPAVNPAIKITNIVALLLLAVLAHW, from the coding sequence ATGATCAATATACTTTGGGGGATCATCGCCTGCGGGGCGTTGGCGATCCTTTACGCGTTCATCACCTCGAATGCTGTGCTGAGCGCAGATCAAGGCAACGCGCGGATGCAGGAAATTGCCGCTGCCGTACGTGAGGGCGCGCAGGCATATCTCAGCCGCCAATATCGGACGATTGCGATCGTCGGTCTCGTCATCTTCATTTTGGCGTGGCTGCTTCTCGGACCGCTGCAGGCATTCGGCTTTCTGATCGGAGCCGTCCTGTCGGGTCTTGCAGGCTTCATCGGCATGAACGTCTCGGTGCGTGCCAACCTGAGAACGGCGCAGGCAGCCACCGTATCCCTCTCCAAAGGCCTCGACATCGCTTTCAAGTCGGGCGCCATCACCGGTATGCTGGTGGCGGGCCTGGCTCTGCTCGGCGTCGCCGGCTATTACACATTCCTGACTGCGGGTCTCGGTAAGGAGCCGGGCGGCCGCGAGGTCGTCGATGCGCTGGTCTCGTTGGGCTTTGGCGCTTCGCTGATCTCGATCTTTGCGCGTCTCGGCGGCGGCATCTTCACGAAGGGCGCCGACGTCGGAGGCGATCTCGTCGGCAAGGTCGAAGCCGGCATTCCGGAAGACGATCCGCGCAATCCCGCGACGATTGCCGACAATGTCGGCGACAACGTCGGCGATTGCGCAGGCATGGCTGCCGACCTGTTCGAAACCTATGCCGTGACCGTCGTCGCGACGATGGTTCTGGCGGCGATCTTCTTTGCCGGTCAGCCGAACCTCAGCGTGCTTATGCTTTATCCGCTGGCGATCTGCGGGGCCTGCATCGTGACGTCGATCGTCGGCACGTACTTCGTCAAGCTCGGCACCAACGGCTCGATCATGGGCGCGCTTTATCGCGGTGTCATTGCATCGGGCATCTTATCGATCGCCGGCCTCTGGGCCGCGACGCAGTATGTTCTCGGCGGCTTCGGTGATGTCGGAACGGCCGCCGGGCAGACGATCACCGGCTGGAACCTGTTCCTCTGCGGGCTCGTCGGTCTGGCTTTGACGGGCCTCATCGTCTGGATCACAGAATATTATACCGGCATCGGATACCGCCCGGTGAAGTCGATCAGCCAAGCTTCGGTTACGGGGCACGGCACCAACGTCATTCAGGGCCTTGCCGTCTCGCTCGAAGCCTGTGCGCTGCCGACGCTTGCCATCGTTGCCGGTATTATTACGACCTACCAGCTCGGCGGCCTGTTCGGTACCGCGATCGCAACGACGACGATGCTCGGCCTCGCCGGCATGATCGTAGCACTCGATGCGTTCGGCCCTGTGACGGACAACGCCGGTGGCATCGCGGAAATGGCCGGCCTGCCGAAGGAAGTGCGCCGTTCGACGGATGCTCTCGACGCAGTCGGCAATACGACGAAGGCCGTGACGAAGGGCTACGCGATCGGCTCGGCCGGTCTCGGTGCACTCGTTCTCTTTGCAGCCTACAACTACGATCTCCATCACTTCATCGAGGAAGCGAATAAAGCTGGCGCGACGGGGTATCAGTTCTTCAAGGACGTTCAGGTGAACTTCGGCCTTGAGAATCCCTACGTCGTTGCAGGCCTTCTGCTTGGCGGTCTCATTCCGTTCCTGTTCGGCGGCTTGGCGATGACGGCTGTCGGACGGGCGGGTGGCGCCATCGTGCTGGAGGTTCGCCGCCAGTTCAAAGCCAAGCCGGGCATCATGAAGGGCACCGAAAAGCCCGACTACGCTGCTGCGGTCGACCTCCTGACGCGCGCTGCGATCAAAGAGATGATTGTCCCATCGCTGCTTCCGGTGCTGTCGCCGATCATTCTGTTCGTCGTCGTCAACGCTATCGCCGGTAAGGGCGCCGCGTTCTCGGCGGTCGGCGCGATGCTTCTGGGCGTGATCGTGACCGGCATCTTCGTCGCCATCTCGATGACCTCGGGCGGCGGCGCCTGGGACAACGCCAAGAAAAGCTTTGAGGACGGTTTTGTCGACAAGGACGGTGCCAAACACGTCAAGGGCTCGGAGGCGCACAAGGCATCGGTTACCGGCGACACGGTCGGCGATCCCTACAAGGATACTGCCGGTCCCGCCGTAAATCCGGCGATCAAGATCACCAACATCGTGGCGCTGTTGCTGCTCGCGGTGCTGGCGCACTGGTGA
- a CDS encoding outer membrane protein assembly factor BamE, protein MRQHGKTGRYGVALCRLLALASLMALAGCGGTVTKHGQMFRDTDLQAVQPGMSQDQVRAALGTPATTAVVGDGRAFYYISSTDTQASFFLPTEQSRQVVAVYFNQSGTVNNVANYGLKDGKVFDFVSRKTPAPGGKDETILNQLFRNLGKQQLFGAGSAFGG, encoded by the coding sequence ATGCGACAGCATGGCAAGACCGGACGGTACGGGGTGGCGCTTTGTCGTCTGCTGGCCCTTGCCTCGCTCATGGCCCTGGCGGGCTGCGGCGGGACCGTGACCAAGCATGGCCAGATGTTCAGGGATACCGACCTGCAGGCCGTGCAACCTGGAATGAGCCAGGATCAGGTGCGCGCCGCTTTGGGCACGCCCGCGACGACCGCTGTCGTCGGCGACGGGCGCGCCTTCTATTACATCTCGAGCACCGACACGCAGGCGTCGTTCTTTCTTCCGACGGAACAAAGCCGCCAAGTCGTCGCCGTCTATTTCAACCAGAGCGGCACGGTCAATAACGTCGCCAATTACGGCCTGAAGGACGGCAAGGTCTTCGACTTCGTCAGCCGCAAGACCCCAGCGCCGGGCGGCAAGGACGAAACCATCCTGAACCAGCTGTTCCGCAACCTCGGAAAACAGCAGCTCTTCGGCGCGGGCAGCGCGTTCGGCGGCTAA
- a CDS encoding ubiquinol-cytochrome C chaperone family protein yields the protein MLQWFRRRTQAARRAEELYGSVVTAARHPAFYRDMGAPDTPEGRFEMIALHLFLLLEGIRLQATAETELAQHTIEAFVTDMDDCMREMGVGDMAVAKKVKRAAAAFYERAAVYRTGLAARGTDLEDGLLKYVFAGAAGRKGAPAHDGAARLARYMRAAADLSSKEPFDKLVARGDLGRLLNSSGAEVSS from the coding sequence ATGTTGCAATGGTTCAGGCGACGCACGCAGGCCGCCCGCAGAGCAGAAGAGCTTTATGGCAGCGTCGTGACCGCGGCGCGGCATCCGGCTTTTTACAGGGACATGGGCGCTCCGGATACACCGGAAGGCCGGTTCGAAATGATCGCGCTGCACCTTTTTTTGCTGCTCGAAGGCATACGGCTGCAGGCTACGGCGGAGACCGAGCTCGCGCAGCATACGATCGAGGCTTTCGTGACCGACATGGACGACTGTATGCGGGAAATGGGCGTCGGCGACATGGCGGTGGCTAAGAAGGTCAAACGCGCCGCAGCGGCGTTTTACGAGCGCGCCGCGGTCTACCGGACGGGGCTCGCAGCGCGGGGAACGGATCTCGAAGACGGTCTTCTCAAGTATGTTTTCGCGGGCGCTGCTGGGAGAAAGGGTGCTCCCGCGCATGACGGAGCCGCCCGGCTCGCTCGGTACATGCGCGCCGCGGCGGATCTTTCTTCCAAGGAACCATTCGACAAGCTGGTGGCGCGCGGAGACCTTGGTCGTCTTCTGAACAGCAGCGGGGCGGAGGTGTCGTCGTGA
- a CDS encoding YceD family protein, translated as MTEQLSDWTHNVADIPEGGLDREREASESERIAIAEDLRLLKLDRLAARYRIKPLADGGYRLSGRVMSAVEQACVVTLDPVADEIDAPFDVEFRQQVDRADNDEEASVLAGSDVDSLERGVIPVGRIVRETLSASLDPYPRRPGAEFTWQDPRGIEPKETSPFAVLSQLKNKT; from the coding sequence GTGACCGAGCAACTGAGCGACTGGACTCACAACGTTGCGGACATCCCGGAGGGCGGGCTCGACCGCGAGCGCGAGGCAAGCGAAAGCGAACGCATCGCCATTGCAGAGGATCTCAGACTGCTGAAGCTCGACCGTCTGGCAGCGCGCTATCGTATCAAACCCCTGGCTGATGGGGGCTACCGTCTTTCAGGGAGAGTGATGTCCGCGGTTGAGCAGGCTTGCGTGGTGACGCTCGATCCGGTCGCCGACGAAATCGATGCGCCGTTTGACGTCGAGTTCCGACAACAAGTCGACAGAGCCGATAACGACGAAGAGGCAAGTGTCCTCGCCGGGTCCGATGTCGATAGTCTCGAACGGGGTGTTATTCCGGTTGGCCGCATCGTCCGTGAAACGCTGTCGGCCTCGCTCGATCCTTATCCCCGGCGCCCAGGGGCCGAGTTTACGTGGCAGGACCCGCGTGGAATTGAGCCAAAAGAAACAAGCCCTTTCGCAGTTCTGTCGCAGTTGAAGAACAAGACATAA